Proteins encoded within one genomic window of Nitrospina gracilis 3/211:
- a CDS encoding transketolase family protein, whose translation MIDGATRDGYGAALVEFGSNPKVVVLDAGVSDSTRSKKFGDKYPERFFNMGISEGDMVCTAAGLATTGKVAFATGFACFLLGRTMDQVLVSIAYSNTNVKLVGTHSGLAVGEDGPTAQMVVDIAYTRAMPNLTVIQPADYQEAFAATKFLIDHEGPVYMRLGRAKVKGIYDENFQFQLGKGHVVQEGKDLVIFATGGMVEESLFAMEQMEKEGLKATLVNISTIKPIDQELIVEQAKKHGRVMTAEDHNLIGGLGDAVLEVLADHAVQVPVKRIGVRDHFAETGSKKELYEKYGLSHNHIAKAALALCDAQPA comes from the coding sequence ATGATCGACGGAGCAACACGGGACGGCTACGGAGCCGCGTTGGTGGAATTCGGCAGCAACCCCAAAGTGGTCGTGCTGGATGCCGGCGTGAGTGACAGCACACGCAGTAAAAAGTTCGGTGACAAATACCCGGAACGGTTCTTCAATATGGGAATCAGCGAAGGAGACATGGTGTGTACGGCGGCGGGGCTCGCCACCACAGGAAAGGTGGCTTTTGCAACCGGATTCGCCTGCTTTCTGTTGGGTCGGACCATGGATCAGGTGCTGGTCAGCATCGCTTACTCCAATACCAATGTGAAACTCGTAGGGACTCATTCCGGACTCGCCGTAGGTGAAGACGGGCCGACCGCTCAGATGGTGGTGGACATTGCCTACACCCGTGCCATGCCCAACCTCACTGTCATCCAGCCGGCGGATTACCAGGAAGCCTTTGCGGCGACCAAGTTTCTGATCGACCATGAGGGCCCGGTTTACATGCGCCTCGGCCGCGCCAAGGTAAAAGGGATTTACGACGAGAATTTCCAGTTCCAGCTGGGCAAGGGTCATGTGGTGCAGGAAGGAAAGGATCTCGTGATTTTCGCCACTGGCGGCATGGTTGAGGAAAGCCTGTTCGCCATGGAACAGATGGAAAAGGAAGGACTGAAAGCCACGCTGGTCAATATTTCGACCATCAAACCCATCGACCAGGAATTGATCGTGGAACAGGCCAAAAAACATGGCCGCGTGATGACCGCTGAAGATCACAACCTTATCGGCGGTCTGGGTGACGCGGTGCTGGAAGTCCTGGCCGACCATGCCGTGCAGGTGCCGGTCAAACGGATCGGCGTGCGGGACCATTTTGCGGAAACTGGATCGAAGAAAGAGCTGTATGAAAAATACGGTCTCTCACACAACCACATCGCGAAGGCCGCCCTGGCTCTTTGCGATGCGCAGCCGGCCTGA
- a CDS encoding transketolase has product MQSTDPKIGELESIARELRRKSLEIIHRAGSGHPGGSLSGADIAAALFFDVMRFDPKNPRDPKRDRFILSKGHATGLLYATLAQAGFIAQEELVDYRKINSKRNLSGHPHPKTPGVEIATGSLGQGLSAGHGMALAARLDNLDYRVYVLMGDGELQEGQVWEAAMSAVKFKTNNLIAIVDYNKVAQDNITKDLKDLEPIEDKWESFGWDVHRIDGHDMTQVHKALNLPLHAEKPRVIIADTVKGKGVSFMEGKTAWHGVAPSDEDYEKAMKELE; this is encoded by the coding sequence ATGCAGTCAACCGATCCGAAAATAGGGGAGTTGGAAAGCATCGCTCGCGAACTGCGGCGCAAAAGTCTGGAGATCATCCATCGCGCCGGATCCGGTCACCCGGGAGGCAGTCTTTCCGGGGCGGACATCGCGGCGGCCCTGTTTTTCGACGTTATGCGTTTTGATCCGAAAAACCCCCGCGACCCGAAGCGCGACCGTTTTATCCTCAGCAAGGGGCATGCCACGGGCCTTCTTTATGCCACTTTGGCCCAGGCAGGGTTCATTGCCCAGGAGGAGCTGGTCGATTACCGCAAGATCAACAGCAAGCGTAACCTTTCCGGTCACCCGCACCCGAAAACACCGGGCGTGGAAATCGCCACGGGCAGCCTCGGACAGGGGCTGAGTGCGGGACACGGGATGGCCCTGGCGGCTCGCCTCGACAATCTCGACTACCGGGTTTATGTGCTGATGGGTGACGGCGAGTTGCAGGAAGGGCAGGTCTGGGAAGCGGCCATGTCCGCCGTCAAGTTCAAGACCAACAACCTCATCGCCATTGTTGATTACAACAAAGTGGCTCAGGACAACATCACCAAGGACCTGAAGGACCTGGAACCGATTGAGGACAAATGGGAGTCGTTTGGCTGGGATGTGCATCGCATCGACGGGCACGACATGACACAGGTGCACAAGGCGCTCAATTTGCCGCTCCATGCGGAAAAACCGCGGGTGATCATTGCCGATACGGTGAAGGGCAAAGGGGTCAGTTTTATGGAAGGCAAAACCGCCTGGCACGGCGTGGCGCCTTCGGATGAAGATTACGAAAAAGCCATGAAGGAGCTGGAATGA
- a CDS encoding response regulator transcription factor, with the protein MNNPASASRVTAADILKVIPIIRKTLWLWQKKYNFFPDPTKEAHPGGKGIVGYYPAWVKDRCKRVYELQKSGYTIAMIKEILKKETEDKSSKKILVVDDEKKFTSLVKKFLEKEGYLVEVAGNGLDAGLKAADFLPSIILLDINLPGLNGLEVCVNLKNNPKTSFMTIIVISASPQYTEKQVQEAGGDLFIKKPVDLEDLLEKCNAILSDNVVAE; encoded by the coding sequence ATGAATAATCCTGCCTCGGCTTCCCGTGTTACCGCCGCAGATATATTGAAAGTCATTCCAATAATTCGTAAAACCCTGTGGCTATGGCAGAAAAAGTACAACTTCTTTCCAGATCCCACCAAAGAAGCCCACCCGGGAGGCAAGGGCATTGTCGGGTACTATCCGGCATGGGTTAAAGACCGGTGCAAGCGGGTGTACGAGTTGCAGAAAAGCGGTTACACCATTGCCATGATCAAGGAAATCCTTAAAAAAGAGACCGAGGACAAGTCATCAAAAAAAATACTCGTTGTGGACGATGAGAAAAAATTCACAAGCCTCGTCAAAAAGTTTCTGGAAAAGGAAGGGTACCTGGTTGAAGTTGCGGGCAACGGTCTGGACGCAGGTCTGAAGGCTGCCGACTTTCTACCTTCCATCATTCTTCTGGATATCAATCTTCCGGGCCTCAATGGACTGGAAGTGTGCGTCAATCTCAAGAATAACCCGAAAACCAGTTTCATGACCATCATTGTGATCTCCGCAAGTCCACAATATACGGAAAAACAGGTTCAGGAGGCGGGCGGCGACCTGTTTATTAAAAAACCGGTGGACCTCGAGGATCTGCTCGAAAAATGCAATGCCATCCTATCTGATAACGTAGTTGCTGAATAG
- a CDS encoding TolC family protein, producing MMAIQILIFLPAIVQAESSLLGSENRFRLQAGLHLSETQEIQGTNAGDSGNIEGSPQPATEDSATKKPDIVLSNVLQLSLTDVIQTTLTNNVAIAVQEYNSRIQRQNIINNEATFDPSVNAEVRAQDDTVPIASAFANPPISKTDQQRWKVGLNQKLTFGTEYEFFYEGIRDGTNSLFAGLNPQYTTRFEVNLTQPLLKNFGQDVNKSNIYIARNNLSISQYDFKNQVIDILTSAENVYWDLVFSQEDLKVKQQSVQRARDLEQRVKAQVEVGTMAPLEILQAQAEVASREEAVINAEKLIKDNEDNLKNILNIAFDSEKGTKNIQPLDAPQYDPQAKIDLNHAISQALRQRPDYLSKKKELDTRNIQVEFNENQTYPTLDLVASYGLNGITGDARPVGLGGAPRISQFGGTFGRGMERALSTDFDSWTAGVVFSYPLGNRAAESQLTAAKLEVAKLLLDIKDLEKTIIIEVREAVRQLETDIKRVQAARVARHLAEETLNAELKKFEVGLSTSFQVLEFQTDLAEEQSKELLAIIDFNKSRINFRKVIASTLDHHRIELAEEQKP from the coding sequence ATGATGGCCATCCAAATTCTTATTTTTCTTCCGGCGATTGTGCAGGCGGAATCCAGCCTGCTGGGCTCGGAGAACCGGTTTCGCCTGCAGGCAGGACTCCATCTTTCGGAAACGCAGGAAATTCAGGGGACGAATGCCGGAGACAGTGGGAACATCGAAGGTTCCCCCCAACCTGCGACCGAAGATTCGGCGACCAAGAAACCGGACATCGTGCTGAGCAATGTCCTGCAATTGTCACTGACCGATGTCATCCAAACCACCCTCACAAACAATGTTGCCATAGCGGTTCAAGAGTACAATTCCCGCATCCAGCGGCAGAACATCATCAATAATGAAGCCACTTTCGACCCCAGCGTCAATGCTGAAGTGCGGGCCCAGGACGACACGGTTCCCATCGCCTCTGCATTTGCCAATCCGCCTATCTCGAAAACCGATCAGCAACGGTGGAAAGTCGGCCTCAATCAGAAACTCACTTTCGGCACGGAGTACGAATTTTTTTATGAAGGTATCCGCGACGGTACGAACTCGCTGTTTGCCGGATTGAACCCCCAGTACACCACCCGGTTCGAGGTCAATTTGACCCAGCCCCTGCTCAAAAATTTTGGGCAGGATGTGAACAAAAGTAACATCTATATCGCGCGGAACAATCTCTCCATCTCCCAATATGATTTCAAAAACCAGGTCATCGACATCCTCACTTCGGCGGAAAATGTTTACTGGGACCTTGTATTCAGCCAGGAGGACTTGAAGGTCAAGCAGCAATCCGTCCAGCGTGCCCGTGACCTTGAACAGCGTGTCAAAGCCCAGGTGGAGGTGGGCACCATGGCGCCCCTGGAAATACTTCAGGCCCAGGCCGAGGTGGCGTCGCGTGAAGAGGCCGTCATCAACGCGGAGAAACTGATTAAGGATAATGAAGACAATCTGAAAAACATTCTGAATATCGCATTCGACTCGGAAAAAGGTACGAAAAATATCCAGCCCCTCGACGCGCCCCAGTACGACCCTCAAGCAAAGATCGACCTCAATCATGCGATCAGCCAGGCACTGAGACAACGCCCGGATTACCTGTCCAAGAAAAAAGAACTGGATACACGTAACATCCAGGTAGAGTTCAATGAAAACCAGACCTACCCTACTCTGGATCTGGTGGCCAGCTACGGTCTCAACGGCATCACCGGTGACGCCCGGCCTGTCGGTCTTGGGGGTGCTCCCCGTATCAGCCAGTTCGGGGGGACCTTTGGGCGCGGTATGGAACGGGCTTTGTCCACGGATTTCGACAGTTGGACGGCGGGAGTGGTGTTCAGTTATCCACTCGGCAACCGGGCGGCGGAGAGTCAGTTGACGGCCGCCAAACTGGAAGTCGCCAAGCTCCTTCTGGATATCAAGGACCTGGAAAAGACCATCATTATTGAAGTGCGGGAAGCGGTCCGCCAGCTTGAAACGGACATCAAACGGGTACAGGCGGCGCGAGTGGCCCGGCACCTTGCAGAAGAAACATTGAACGCCGAATTGAAAAAATTTGAAGTTGGCCTGTCCACCAGTTTTCAGGTGCTGGAGTTTCAAACCGATCTGGCCGAAGAGCAAAGCAAGGAACTCCTGGCCATCATCGATTTCAATAAATCGCGAATCAATTTCCGCAAGGTCATTGCCTCCACGCTGGATCATCACAGGATCGAGCTGGCGGAAGAACAGAAACCATGA
- a CDS encoding HlyD family secretion protein: MKKLLIALGVVVLAAGAFFLVQSDGKENERPKKHPFRTAKVERGTMVVKISATGIVEPNFQVEVKSKASGEVLSFPYEEGDAIRKGKFLLRLDKSDEVRNVKRAEANLASAKAQLDKAKTSLKLQITRYETDLQGAKSQVEEARANLVDARDKLRRQEDLFQKKFTSRESLDTAQTAYKVREELLEQAKANLRAAEDSVHDIEVKKQDIELAKADVKRAELELAEAKERLAETEIYAPITGVLIEKLVEQGQIIASGITNVSGGTALAKIADMSKLFIVADVDETDIGKVEVGQKVKITTDAYPNEEFEGVVTRIAPKGLVEDSITIFKVKIEIQGKGRDILKPMMTANVDIISRELEDVTFLPREAIHREEGTTFVAVLENNQPQARPVELGVKNPIEIQVDGVNENMEVLIGDWEEIKDHFKTDEDSMSTIRKMLFILRR, encoded by the coding sequence ATGAAAAAACTCCTTATTGCATTAGGGGTGGTCGTTCTTGCGGCCGGCGCGTTCTTTCTGGTCCAGAGCGATGGGAAAGAAAATGAACGCCCCAAAAAACATCCCTTCCGCACGGCCAAGGTCGAGCGCGGCACCATGGTGGTAAAGATTTCCGCAACGGGTATCGTCGAACCCAACTTCCAGGTGGAGGTCAAGTCCAAAGCCAGCGGCGAAGTGCTCAGTTTTCCCTACGAAGAGGGTGATGCCATCCGGAAAGGCAAGTTTCTGCTGAGACTGGACAAGTCGGACGAGGTGCGCAACGTCAAGCGGGCCGAAGCGAACCTCGCCAGTGCGAAAGCACAACTCGACAAAGCCAAAACGTCTCTCAAACTCCAGATCACGCGTTACGAAACCGATCTGCAGGGGGCCAAATCCCAGGTGGAGGAAGCCCGGGCCAACCTGGTGGACGCGCGCGACAAGCTGAGGCGGCAGGAAGACCTGTTTCAGAAAAAATTCACTTCCCGCGAATCGCTAGATACCGCACAAACCGCTTACAAGGTGCGGGAAGAACTTCTGGAGCAGGCCAAGGCCAACCTGCGTGCGGCCGAGGACAGCGTGCATGACATCGAGGTAAAAAAGCAGGACATCGAACTGGCTAAAGCCGATGTCAAACGGGCCGAACTGGAACTGGCTGAGGCCAAGGAACGCCTGGCCGAAACGGAAATCTACGCTCCCATCACCGGCGTGTTGATTGAAAAACTGGTCGAACAGGGCCAGATCATCGCCTCCGGCATCACCAACGTCTCTGGCGGTACGGCGCTCGCTAAAATCGCCGATATGTCCAAACTGTTCATCGTGGCCGACGTGGACGAAACCGACATCGGCAAGGTGGAGGTTGGGCAGAAGGTGAAGATCACAACCGACGCCTACCCGAACGAGGAGTTTGAAGGTGTGGTGACCCGCATCGCCCCCAAGGGGCTGGTCGAGGACAGCATCACCATCTTCAAAGTCAAAATTGAAATCCAGGGCAAGGGCCGTGATATTCTGAAACCGATGATGACGGCGAACGTGGACATTATCAGCCGGGAGCTGGAGGATGTCACCTTTCTTCCCCGAGAAGCCATCCACCGCGAGGAAGGAACAACCTTCGTCGCCGTACTCGAGAACAATCAACCCCAGGCGCGGCCGGTGGAACTGGGTGTGAAGAACCCGATTGAAATCCAGGTGGATGGCGTGAATGAAAACATGGAAGTGCTGATCGGGGACTGGGAAGAAATCAAGGATCACTTCAAAACGGATGAAGACAGCATGTCCACCATCCGCAAGATGCTGTTCATTCTCCGGCGTTGA
- a CDS encoding ABC transporter ATP-binding protein gives MTVALIEIQKLSKTYDLGAEKVFALRDVSFSMEASEFASIMGPSGSGKSTLMNLLGCLDLPSSGTYRLDGIDVQNQSADELAEVRNKKIGFVFQSFNLLPRATALENVELPLLYGRVKEPAKKAMDALQRVGLGHRAKHKPNELSGGEKQRAAIARALVINPRIILADEPTGNLDSKTSADIMKLFTRLNEEGVTIILVTHEQDIAAYSRRIFQMQDGKLVKDSGSAPRVLMKEEAHADI, from the coding sequence TTGACCGTGGCTCTCATCGAAATTCAAAAACTATCCAAAACCTACGACCTTGGCGCCGAAAAAGTGTTCGCCCTGCGTGACGTCAGTTTTTCCATGGAGGCGTCGGAGTTCGCCTCCATCATGGGGCCGTCGGGAAGCGGCAAATCGACCCTGATGAACCTGCTCGGATGCCTGGATCTCCCCTCTTCCGGCACCTACCGGCTGGACGGCATTGACGTGCAGAACCAGTCTGCGGACGAGTTGGCCGAAGTGCGAAACAAAAAAATCGGTTTTGTCTTCCAGAGTTTCAACCTGCTTCCCCGCGCCACGGCGCTGGAAAACGTGGAGTTGCCCCTGTTGTACGGACGGGTGAAGGAGCCCGCCAAAAAGGCAATGGACGCGTTACAGAGGGTGGGACTCGGCCACCGCGCCAAACACAAGCCGAATGAGCTGTCCGGCGGTGAAAAACAGCGCGCCGCCATCGCCCGGGCGCTGGTGATCAATCCGCGCATCATTCTGGCGGACGAACCGACCGGCAACCTGGATTCCAAAACGAGTGCGGATATCATGAAACTGTTCACCCGGCTGAATGAGGAAGGCGTCACCATCATCCTTGTCACGCACGAACAGGATATTGCCGCCTACTCCAGAAGAATCTTTCAGATGCAGGACGGAAAATTGGTTAAGGATAGCGGATCGGCGCCGCGTGTTTTGATGAAGGAAGAAGCCCATGCTGATATTTGA
- a CDS encoding ABC transporter permease, producing the protein MLIFDLIRMALRSLVANKLRTFLTALGIIIGVGSVISMISLGEGARKQTLETIAKFGTNIISVKPGQKSRRHVRSGKVETLVLEDARAIREHIDRITGVSAEVYQSAQLKFGNKNRNATVRGTEEDYYWMSNFQLDKGRYFADTEVRTARRVAVLGATVTKNLFDNVDPIGKTLKVDGQNFLIIGTMVAKGALSWFDPDDQIFIPVTTAQKRLFGINYLQSIDVQARRIQDIDVIKQDIESLLKRRHNIREGQDNDFHVQNSAEWLNSWGNAAKTFQYLLGGIAFISLMVGGIGIMNIMLVSVTERTREIGIRIAIGAKKREIRQQFLIESIFISFLGGFIGILMGAGVSMGVSKLGGWDMIVSVPSILLAFGFSVIVGVFFGLYPANKAANLNPIDALRYE; encoded by the coding sequence ATGCTGATATTTGACCTTATTCGGATGGCGCTTCGCAGCCTGGTGGCCAACAAACTGCGTACGTTTTTGACTGCGCTCGGCATCATCATCGGCGTCGGTTCGGTGATTTCCATGATCTCGCTGGGTGAAGGGGCGCGTAAACAGACGCTGGAAACCATCGCCAAGTTCGGGACCAACATCATTTCCGTAAAACCCGGCCAGAAAAGCCGCCGCCATGTACGGAGCGGCAAGGTGGAAACGCTTGTGCTCGAAGACGCCCGTGCCATCCGTGAGCATATCGACCGCATCACCGGCGTCTCGGCGGAGGTGTACCAGAGTGCGCAATTGAAATTCGGTAACAAGAACCGCAATGCCACCGTGCGCGGAACGGAAGAAGATTATTACTGGATGTCCAATTTCCAGTTGGATAAAGGGCGCTACTTTGCGGACACGGAGGTGCGCACCGCCCGCCGTGTCGCCGTATTGGGAGCCACGGTCACCAAAAATCTGTTCGACAATGTCGATCCTATCGGCAAGACGCTCAAAGTGGACGGGCAGAATTTTCTCATTATCGGGACGATGGTTGCCAAGGGGGCGCTGTCCTGGTTCGATCCGGACGACCAGATTTTCATTCCCGTCACCACCGCGCAGAAACGCCTTTTCGGCATCAACTACCTGCAATCGATCGACGTGCAGGCCAGGCGTATTCAGGACATTGATGTCATCAAGCAGGATATCGAATCCCTTCTCAAGCGGCGGCACAATATCCGGGAAGGACAGGACAATGATTTCCACGTGCAGAATTCGGCGGAATGGCTGAACAGCTGGGGCAATGCGGCCAAAACTTTTCAATATCTACTGGGCGGCATTGCATTCATTTCGCTCATGGTGGGCGGAATCGGCATCATGAACATCATGCTGGTGTCGGTCACCGAACGCACGCGGGAAATCGGCATCCGCATCGCCATCGGCGCAAAAAAGCGGGAGATCCGCCAGCAGTTTTTGATTGAATCCATATTCATCAGCTTCCTTGGCGGATTCATCGGCATCCTGATGGGAGCCGGTGTTTCCATGGGCGTGTCGAAGCTGGGGGGGTGGGATATGATCGTCTCCGTTCCCTCTATCCTTCTGGCGTTTGGGTTCTCCGTGATCGTAGGTGTGTTCTTCGGTTTGTACCCTGCCAACAAAGCCGCAAACCTGAACCCCATCGATGCCCTCCGCTACGAGTGA
- a CDS encoding anthranilate synthase component I family protein — MKVCPDRSRFIELAATCPRVPVVGERSVDSFNPAEAYHRLYGEAERSFLFESGKGPDETARYSFFGRANEKAISLRNNQFQIHNNGDRETVSLPASDALKRLNFEPGLDAIDHVDHFWGGWVGCLSYEMAHWFENIEPRVKDGLDLPLLFFFQVESLWVYDHRQAILKYIVALKIENDPESIHSQVKEELESGWREMDRFIEEVSNSAQNEIMPAPSLHSASLESNITQEEYERMVERAKTYIEEGDIYQANLAQRLSVKYESDPFPLYQRLRKVNPSPFSGYLKFDGLVLASSSPERLVKVVRDRVETRPIAGTRPRGKSEEEDVRLSAELLLNEKEKAEHLMLVDLERNDLGRICEHGSVHVTDLMFLEQYSHVCHIVSNIEGRLKPGVDVVDILAAVFPGGTITGCPKIRCMEIIDELEPSLRGPYSGSFGYIGFDRHLDLNIIIRTILVQSGRAHFHVGAGIVADSIPEKEWQETLDKAAAMIQALSGEPVG; from the coding sequence ATGAAAGTCTGCCCCGATAGATCGCGTTTTATTGAACTCGCCGCCACTTGCCCGCGCGTGCCCGTGGTCGGAGAGCGGAGTGTTGATTCATTCAACCCTGCCGAGGCATATCACCGGTTGTACGGTGAAGCCGAGCGGTCCTTCCTTTTCGAAAGCGGCAAGGGACCCGACGAGACGGCGCGCTATTCGTTTTTTGGCCGAGCCAATGAAAAAGCCATCTCCCTGCGCAACAACCAGTTCCAGATTCACAACAACGGGGACCGGGAAACGGTTTCTCTCCCGGCCTCGGACGCGCTCAAACGGTTGAACTTCGAGCCGGGTCTGGATGCGATCGACCACGTCGATCATTTCTGGGGTGGATGGGTGGGTTGCCTCAGCTACGAGATGGCTCACTGGTTCGAAAATATTGAACCGCGGGTCAAGGACGGACTCGACCTGCCTCTTCTGTTTTTCTTCCAGGTGGAAAGCCTGTGGGTGTACGACCACCGGCAGGCGATCCTAAAATACATCGTCGCATTGAAAATAGAGAACGATCCCGAATCGATTCATTCGCAGGTCAAGGAAGAACTGGAATCCGGGTGGCGGGAGATGGATCGCTTCATTGAGGAAGTTTCAAATTCCGCACAAAACGAAATCATGCCTGCCCCTTCCCTGCACTCCGCATCTCTGGAATCCAACATCACGCAGGAAGAGTACGAACGCATGGTGGAACGGGCCAAAACGTACATCGAGGAAGGTGACATCTACCAGGCCAACCTGGCGCAACGGTTATCCGTAAAGTATGAGAGCGATCCGTTTCCATTGTACCAGCGCCTGCGCAAAGTGAACCCGTCCCCGTTTTCCGGCTATCTGAAGTTCGACGGACTGGTGCTGGCAAGTTCATCTCCCGAACGGCTGGTAAAGGTGGTGCGGGACCGGGTCGAGACGCGGCCCATCGCCGGCACGCGTCCCCGCGGCAAAAGCGAAGAGGAAGACGTGCGCCTGTCTGCCGAACTCCTGCTCAACGAAAAGGAAAAAGCCGAGCATTTGATGCTGGTCGACCTGGAACGCAATGACCTCGGTCGCATCTGCGAGCACGGCAGTGTCCATGTGACCGACCTCATGTTCCTCGAACAGTACTCGCACGTCTGCCACATCGTCTCCAACATCGAGGGACGTCTCAAACCCGGCGTGGATGTGGTCGACATCCTTGCCGCCGTGTTTCCCGGCGGCACCATCACCGGCTGTCCCAAGATCCGGTGCATGGAAATCATCGACGAGTTGGAGCCTTCCCTGCGCGGCCCCTACAGCGGTTCGTTCGGCTACATCGGGTTCGACCGCCACCTCGATCTCAACATCATCATCCGCACCATCCTGGTTCAAAGCGGACGGGCGCATTTTCATGTCGGGGCGGGAATCGTCGCCGACTCCATTCCGGAGAAAGAATGGCAGGAGACACTGGACAAGGCGGCGGCGATGATCCAGGCATTGAGCGGGGAGCCGGTGGGATGA
- a CDS encoding aminotransferase class IV has product MAGDTGQGGGDDPGIERGAGGMTPVVYINGRFVPQEEARVSVFDRGFLYGDVVFETLRAYRGRIFRLADHLDRLHQSAGQIHLTVPKAADKLESLLYEVLQRNELYDAILRLTLSRGESTGFDIVPDAPPTLVITARPVEPLPDSRYREGVSILLVSDSAPRLPGVTRQAKSGNFLPYILARHMALEAGHWDAILLNHRGEVCDASTSNVFIVRGGVLKTPPVGESVLAGITRKVVLELAQQPVVAACEETLQAADLHQADEVFLTNTGIELLPVTRVDDTVIGNGRRGPITARLHAAFLKSIESL; this is encoded by the coding sequence ATGGCAGGAGACACTGGACAAGGCGGCGGCGATGATCCAGGCATTGAGCGGGGAGCCGGTGGGATGACGCCGGTGGTGTATATCAACGGCCGTTTCGTGCCCCAGGAAGAAGCGCGCGTGTCGGTGTTCGACCGGGGGTTCCTCTATGGCGACGTCGTGTTCGAAACCCTGCGCGCTTACCGGGGACGCATCTTCCGCCTCGCCGATCATCTGGACCGACTGCACCAGTCCGCCGGACAAATTCACCTCACCGTGCCGAAAGCGGCGGACAAGCTGGAAAGCCTGCTGTACGAGGTTCTTCAACGCAATGAACTCTACGACGCCATCCTGCGCCTCACCCTGAGCCGGGGCGAGAGTACCGGTTTCGACATCGTGCCGGACGCCCCGCCAACGCTCGTCATCACCGCCCGCCCGGTAGAGCCTCTGCCGGACTCCCGGTACCGCGAGGGTGTGTCGATACTTCTTGTTTCCGACAGCGCCCCACGCCTCCCGGGAGTAACCCGGCAGGCGAAGTCGGGAAACTTTCTGCCATACATACTTGCCAGGCATATGGCGCTCGAGGCGGGTCACTGGGACGCCATCCTGCTCAACCACCGAGGGGAAGTGTGCGACGCTTCGACCAGCAATGTGTTTATTGTCCGGGGCGGCGTGCTGAAAACCCCACCCGTCGGGGAATCGGTACTGGCGGGCATCACACGCAAGGTGGTGCTGGAACTGGCACAACAACCGGTTGTCGCCGCGTGTGAGGAAACGCTTCAGGCGGCCGACCTGCACCAGGCCGATGAAGTCTTCCTCACCAATACGGGAATCGAATTGCTGCCGGTCACTCGCGTAGATGATACGGTCATCGGGAATGGCCGGCGGGGTCCGATTACAGCACGTTTGCACGCGGCATTTTTAAAATCGATTGAGTCTTTGTGA